GAGCGCGGGCGACTCCCGAACGTCGTCGGTGTTCGGCTTGAACGCGAGGCCGAGCACGCCGATCCGCTTCCCCGCGAGGCTCCCCCCCGCGGCCCGCCGCACCTTCGCCGCCATCTCCGCCCGGCGCCTCTCGTTCACCTCGACGACCGCGCGCGTGATGAGCGGCTCGACCCCCGCCTTCTCCGCGATCTGGATGAGCGCGCGCGTGTCCTTCGGGAAGCAGGAGCCGCCGAATCCCGCTCCCGCGTGGAGGAACTTGGGACCGATCCGCCCGTCGAGCCCCATCCCGATCGCGACGGTGTTGACGTCCGCTCCGACCCGCTCGCACACGCTCGCGATTTCATTGATGAATGAAATCTTCGTCGCGAGAAACGCGTTCGACGCGTACTTGATCATCTCGGCGGTCGCCACGCTCGTCTTCACGATCGGCGTGTCCAGAAGGTAGAGAGGCTCGTACACCTCCGAGATGATCTCGGCGGCGCGCGGGCTGTCGGTTCCGACGATGATCCGGTCCGGCCGCATGAAGTCCTGGATCGCGCTCCCCTCGCGGAGAAACTCCGGATTGGAGACGACGTCGAACTCATGCTTCGCCGTTTGGTTTCCCCGAACGATCTCCGCGACGAGCGCGCCGGTCCCAGTCGGGACCGTGCTTTTCGTGACGATCACCTTGTAACCGTTCATCGAGCGTCCGATCTCGGCCGCGACCTCATTGACGTACGTGAGATCCGCGTTCCCCGCGTCGTCGCTCGGTGTTCCGACGGCGATGAAGAGAACTTCCGAATCGCGAACCCCCTCCTCGATCGACCGGGTGAAAAGAAGGCGCCCCCCCGAGATGTTCCGCCGGACCATCTCCTCGAGACCGGGCTCATAGAAGGGAACCTGGCCCATTCGAAGGAGACGGATCTTCTCCTCGTCCACGTCCACACAGAGAACTCGGTTGCCGAAATCGGCAAGACACGTCCCCGTGACGAGCCCGACGTAGCCCGTGCCGACCACGCAGATCTTCTTCATGCACGCCTCCGATCCGATCGCCCGGGAGCGGCCGCTCGAACGCGCATTTTCCCAAGGGATCCGCCCCGAAGTCAATGACGAAGGCGGGGCCTCGTGCTACCCTACCCGCCGGCAATGGACGCGCTCTACCGACGATGTCTGCGCCCCCTTCTCTTCCGGCTCGATCCGGAAACGGCGCACGCCGCCGCTCTCCGCGCGCTCTCCTTGTGGGCCGATCGACCGCCTCCGACCGGCCCGCGGCTCGCGGTCGCGATCGCCGGGATCGCCTTTCCGAATCCGCTCGGGCTCGCCGCCGGGTTCGACAAGGACGGGAGCCGGGCGCACCTTCTCTCGAGACTCGGGTTCGGGCACGCCGAGATCGGGACGGTGACCCCGAGGCCGCAGGCGGGAAACCCGAAGCCTCGCCTCTTCCGCCTCCCGGAGAGAGAGGCGCTTCTCAATCGTATGGGGTTCAACAATTCAGGTGCGGATCGAACGGCGCGGATTCTCGCGCTTCGGATGGCCGGAACGCCGCGGCGGATCCCGATCGGGGTCAGCATCGGGAAACAGCGCGAGACCGCGATCGACGAGGCGGAGAGAGACTACCGCGAGGCGGCGGCAGCGGTCCTCCCCGTGGCCGATTTCCTCGTCGCGAACATCAGCTCGCCGAACACGCCCGGTCTTCGCTCGCTGGAGGCCCCCGGCCGGCTGGAGCCGCTTCTTCGGGCGATCCGCCGCGAGGCGGAGGAGCGCGCGAGGGTTCTCGGGCTCCGCACTCCCCCGCTCTTCGCGAAGCTCTCCCCCGACCTCTCGGACCGCGCGCTCGAGGAGGCAGCCGGCGCGGCGCGGGCGGCCGTCTGCGACGGGCTCGTTCTCACGAACACGACGACCGATCCCTCTTTCCTCGAGGCGTTCCGCCGCGGCGAGGGCGGGGTCTCCGGGAGACCGCTCGCGGCGCGGGCGCTCGAGGCGGTGCGGATCGCGCGGCGGGCGACCGAGGGCGCGCTCGTCCTCGTTGCGGTCGGCGGGATCTTCAGCGGAGAGGACGCGTACCGGCGGATCCGCGCCGGTGCATCTCTCGTGCAGCTCTACACCGCGCTCGTGTACGAAGGGCCCGGCGTCGCGCGGGCCATACTGAGGCAGCTCGAGGAGCTTCTCGCCCGCGACGGCTTCGCGAACGTCTCCGATGCGGTGGGAACGGAGTG
This Candidatus Eisenbacteria bacterium DNA region includes the following protein-coding sequences:
- a CDS encoding UDP-glucose/GDP-mannose dehydrogenase family protein produces the protein MKKICVVGTGYVGLVTGTCLADFGNRVLCVDVDEEKIRLLRMGQVPFYEPGLEEMVRRNISGGRLLFTRSIEEGVRDSEVLFIAVGTPSDDAGNADLTYVNEVAAEIGRSMNGYKVIVTKSTVPTGTGALVAEIVRGNQTAKHEFDVVSNPEFLREGSAIQDFMRPDRIIVGTDSPRAAEIISEVYEPLYLLDTPIVKTSVATAEMIKYASNAFLATKISFINEIASVCERVGADVNTVAIGMGLDGRIGPKFLHAGAGFGGSCFPKDTRALIQIAEKAGVEPLITRAVVEVNERRRAEMAAKVRRAAGGSLAGKRIGVLGLAFKPNTDDVRESPALDVIRILRGEGADVRAFDPVAGPNAKKEIPDLALTGSVLGTAEGADVLVVMTEWNEFRELDFAGIRSAMAKPVLVDCRNVYEPRKVRDAGFEYFSVGRP
- a CDS encoding quinone-dependent dihydroorotate dehydrogenase, producing the protein MDALYRRCLRPLLFRLDPETAHAAALRALSLWADRPPPTGPRLAVAIAGIAFPNPLGLAAGFDKDGSRAHLLSRLGFGHAEIGTVTPRPQAGNPKPRLFRLPEREALLNRMGFNNSGADRTARILALRMAGTPRRIPIGVSIGKQRETAIDEAERDYREAAAAVLPVADFLVANISSPNTPGLRSLEAPGRLEPLLRAIRREAEERARVLGLRTPPLFAKLSPDLSDRALEEAAGAARAAVCDGLVLTNTTTDPSFLEAFRRGEGGVSGRPLAARALEAVRIARRATEGALVLVAVGGIFSGEDAYRRIRAGASLVQLYTALVYEGPGVARAILRQLEELLARDGFANVSDAVGTE